The genomic interval GGTCGACCGCGCCCGTCTCTATCTCCCGCTTCGGTATCTCGACCGTGTAGCTCTCGCCGTCGTCCTCGATAGTAGCGCTGAACAGACAGAGGAGTTTGTCGGAAATCTCCATAGACGTACCACGTGTCACGCCGCTCCGATAAATTTCTTACCGGGAATCGCCGTCGTTTCCGGCCGTGTAGGGGGTCCCGTCCGCGCGTTTCGCCCCCTCGGAGTCGTGGACAACGACCTCGCCGGGGCCGGGCGAGACGGACTCGTAGTTGTCGCGGACGCCGACGGCCTCCTCCAACTCCCGGACGGCGCGCTCTTTCAACGCCGCGGCGAGTTCCTCCGCCTCCGCCCGCGAGATGTCGCGCCCGAGGCCCTCGCACTCGTGTGCGCGGACCATCCCCGCCGAATCGACGGTCTCCCCCATCGGCTGGGAGGTGCCCCCGAGCGCGACGGAGAAGGGGTAGGTGCGACAGATGAGCGGCCGGTCGTCGTGGACCGTACACGCGCCCTCGCCGTCGGACTCGGCGTAGAAGGCGCAGTCGCCGCAGGCGTCGGTTTGCAGCGCCCACTCGAACGTCTCGCCCGCCGGCCCGTCGTCGCCCTCGGTCAGGCCGTACGGCATCGGGCGGGCCACGTCCCGGAAGTCGTAGTCCCCCGCGTCCTGTAGGTCGCGTATCTCGTCGGGGAACACGGTCGCCGTGTGGGGTTCTTCCCCGTCGTCGCCGTCGGTCGCCTTGCAACAGGCCCCACAGCGGGTACACTCGAAGCCGATGGACTCGACGGCGTCGGCCAGCGCGTCGGTATCGAGCGCGCGGGCGCGTTCGAGTTCGGCCTCCAGGCTCTCCATACAGGGGCTTGGGACCGACGCGCAGAAACCTTCCGGCTATCCGGAGTGGGCGACGGAGTCGGGTGCGATGCGGACGAGCACGCGCTCGCCGTCCTCCTCGCCGTGGTGGGGGTACTCCTCGACGTCCATGTACCGCCGCGCCAGCGCGTCGATGTGCTCGACCGCCCCCTCGGTGGTGAGTTCCGCCTCGCCGCGCACGGAGAGGTAGCGGTAGCCGTCGTCCGGGTCGGTCATGCTGACGGCGACGCGCGGGTCGTGCCGGATGTTCTTCTCCTTGCGCCGCCCCCGTGCGGTGTTGACGAGCACTTCCCCGGTGTCCTCGTCGTAGTCCACCCAGACGGGCGTCGTCTGCGGCCCGCCGTCGGGCATCAGGGTCGTGACGTGTGCGAAGGTGCGTCGCTCGAACAGGTCGTGGAAGGACTCGGGTATCTCGGCCATACCGTCGGGTCGCCCGCCGGCCTCAAAGAGCCTGCCCCGGCGGCCGCGGCAAGATATGACGGCCGATTTTGTATAAGGGTGCCTTATACTCTTGGGGTAGTATGTACTGTTATGACGCACATATAGGGAACACTTACCACCCGTGACGGGGTCGTCCGGGGTATGAGCGCGACCACTGAGAAGTCCACGTCCGACACGCCGATGTCGGACCCCGAGTTCCGCGACCGCCTCCGCGAACTGCCCCCGAGCGCCAAGCTCGTCGCCACCGTCCTCGACGGCTCCAGCCCGCTCTCGCAGGGCCAGCTTGCGGAGGAGTCGCTCCTCCCGGACCGGACCGTCCGCTACGCCCTGAACCGGCTGGAGGAGGAGGACCTCGTCGAGTCGCGGTACAGCTTCCACGACGCGCGCAAGCAGGTCTACTTCCTCGCCAACTAAGCCGCCGGGGGGCCGACGGTCGACCGTGACCGTCACCCGGATTCCCGTACCTCACGACCGCGTCCCGCACGGCGCGGTCAACGCCTACGTCGTCGAGCGCGGCGGCCGCGCCGTCCTCGTGGACCCGCCCGAGCGCCACCCGGACATCGACGCCGCGGTGCCCGCCGACCTCGACGCCGTCGCCGTCACCCACCACCACCCCGACCACGCCGGCGGGGTCGCCCACTACGCCCGCGAGACGGGCGCGACGGTGTGGGGTCGCGCCGGCCGCGAGCGCGCCTTCGAGGCCGCGACCGGCGTCGCCCCCGACCGGACCTTCCGGGAGGGAACGGACATCGCCGACACGCTCGCCGTTCTCGACACCCCCGGCCACGCGCCCGAACACGTCGGGTTCTCGACCCCCGAGGGCCTGCTCGGCGGCGACCTCGCCGTCGCCGAGGGGTCGGTCGCCGTCGCCGCGCCCGAGGGTGACCTGCGGGCGTATCTGACCTCCCTGCGCCGAGTTCGGACCCGGAGTCCCGACCGCATCTATCCCGGTCACGGCCCCGTCATCGAGGACCCGCGCGCGACCTGTGAACGACTCGTCCGCCACCGCCTCGACCGCGAGCGGCGGGTGCTGGCCGCGATACGCGAGGGCGCGGACACGCTCGACGCCGTGACCGAGGCGGCCTACGAGAAGGACGTGTCGGCGGTGTGGGAGATGGCCGTCGCCACCGTCGCGGCCCACGTCGAGAAACTGGCCGTGGAGGGGCGCGTCCGCCGCGACGGCGACCGGGTCCGTCCGACCTGACGGTCTTCAATACGTTCTTAAGCGCGCGGGTGGCAGTCGGCGGTAGTGAAGGGAGCGGAGTGGTACCAGGCGGACGACGTCGCCGAGGAGTACGAGGACAAGCGGTTCTCCCGGGGCGGCCGCCTCATCGACCAGCGCGAGAAGGCCGCCGTGATGCGGGCGCTCTCCCCCCTGGAGGGGAAGCGCGTCCTCGAGATAGCCTGCGGCACCGGTCGGTTCACCGCGATGCTCGCCAGCGAGGGGGCCGACATCGTCGGCCTCGACATCTCCGAGGCGATGCTCCAGCAGGGGCGCACGAAGGCGCAACGGCTCGGCGTCGACGACCACCTGGAGTTCATGCGCGGGGACGCGGCGCGGCTACCGTTCCCCGACGACCACTTCGACGCGGTGTTCGCGATGCGCTTCTTCCACCTCGCGGACACCCCGGCCTCGTTCCTCGCGGAGATGGCCCGCGTCTCGAAGTCGCAGGTGTTCTTCGACACGTTCAACCGCTTCTCGACGCGCTCGCTGTACAACGCCCTCCTCCCGATGGGGTCCCGGCTCTACTCCGAGACGGAGGTGTACCGCCTGCTCGACGGCGCGGGCCTCCAGCTGGAGGGGTCGGAACACGACTTCGTGCTCCCCTACGGCTTCTACCGGAAGATACCGGACGGCGTCGCGCAGGCGTTCCGTACGGTGGACTCGGCCATCGGCCGGACGCCGCTCGGTCGCCCGCTCGCCTCGGTGTCGTACTGGGACGTGCGGGTCGCCTGAGGCCGCGAGCGGCCCGCACCGGGGTGTTTTTACCGCTCGGGACTGCTATCGGGGGGTATGGACGTCTCGGTCGTGGTTCCGACGCTCAATAGCCGCGAGCGGCTCGCGGCGTGTCTCGACGCCCTCGCGGCGGTCGGTCCGACCGAGACCATCGTCGTCAACGGCCCCTCCGCGGACGGCACCTCGGGGATGTGTCGCGACCGCGACGACGTGGACGTGCTCGTCGAACTCGACGACCGGAACGTGAACGTCGCGCGCAACGCGGGGGTCAGCCGGGCCCGCGGCGACGCCGTCGCCTTCGTCTCGCCCGAACACGGCGTCGAGTCGGGCTGGCTCGACGCGCTCCGCGCGGGACTGGCGGACGCGAGCGCCGTCACCGGCCCCGTTCGGCGCACCCTCGACGTGGGGTGGACCGCGGAGGGGCCGGAGACGCGCACCATCAGCGGGCGGAACGTCCACTACGTGAACGGCGGGAACGCCGCGTTCACGGCCGACGCGCTCGCGGCCATCGACGGCTTCGACGAGTACCTCGCCGTCGGCGGCGCGCGCGACGCGGCCCACCGGCTGGCGGCGCTCGACCGCACCGTCTCGTGGCTCCCCGACATGGCCGTCTCGCGGGCCGACGACGCCGTCGCCCGGCCCTCGGTGATGACCGACGGCGGCGACGGTCCCGACTGGGGGTGGCGCTACCGCTCGCTCGCCTACCGACTGACCAAGAACTACGGCGCGCGACCGACCGTCCTCTACCGCGTCGGCCGCCACGCCGTCGGCGACGCCGTCGAGGCGGCTCGTGACGTCGTGAGCGGCGACGGCCAGCCCTCGCGGTGGGTCGGTAACGGCCGTGACGTGCTGCTCGGGTCGGTCGGGGGCGGCTACCGCGGCCTGCGCGCCCGCTGGCGCGACCGCTCGCCGCGGCGCAACCCCGCCGGCCTGTCGGCCCGCACCGACCGCG from Halosegnis marinus carries:
- a CDS encoding YkgJ family cysteine cluster protein, which translates into the protein MESLEAELERARALDTDALADAVESIGFECTRCGACCKATDGDDGEEPHTATVFPDEIRDLQDAGDYDFRDVARPMPYGLTEGDDGPAGETFEWALQTDACGDCAFYAESDGEGACTVHDDRPLICRTYPFSVALGGTSQPMGETVDSAGMVRAHECEGLGRDISRAEAEELAAALKERAVRELEEAVGVRDNYESVSPGPGEVVVHDSEGAKRADGTPYTAGNDGDSR
- a CDS encoding pyridoxamine 5'-phosphate oxidase family protein — its product is MAEIPESFHDLFERRTFAHVTTLMPDGGPQTTPVWVDYDEDTGEVLVNTARGRRKEKNIRHDPRVAVSMTDPDDGYRYLSVRGEAELTTEGAVEHIDALARRYMDVEEYPHHGEEDGERVLVRIAPDSVAHSG
- a CDS encoding MarR family transcriptional regulator; amino-acid sequence: MSATTEKSTSDTPMSDPEFRDRLRELPPSAKLVATVLDGSSPLSQGQLAEESLLPDRTVRYALNRLEEEDLVESRYSFHDARKQVYFLAN
- a CDS encoding MBL fold metallo-hydrolase, which encodes MTVTRIPVPHDRVPHGAVNAYVVERGGRAVLVDPPERHPDIDAAVPADLDAVAVTHHHPDHAGGVAHYARETGATVWGRAGRERAFEAATGVAPDRTFREGTDIADTLAVLDTPGHAPEHVGFSTPEGLLGGDLAVAEGSVAVAAPEGDLRAYLTSLRRVRTRSPDRIYPGHGPVIEDPRATCERLVRHRLDRERRVLAAIREGADTLDAVTEAAYEKDVSAVWEMAVATVAAHVEKLAVEGRVRRDGDRVRPT
- a CDS encoding class I SAM-dependent methyltransferase; translation: MKGAEWYQADDVAEEYEDKRFSRGGRLIDQREKAAVMRALSPLEGKRVLEIACGTGRFTAMLASEGADIVGLDISEAMLQQGRTKAQRLGVDDHLEFMRGDAARLPFPDDHFDAVFAMRFFHLADTPASFLAEMARVSKSQVFFDTFNRFSTRSLYNALLPMGSRLYSETEVYRLLDGAGLQLEGSEHDFVLPYGFYRKIPDGVAQAFRTVDSAIGRTPLGRPLASVSYWDVRVA
- a CDS encoding glycosyltransferase family 2 protein; the protein is MDVSVVVPTLNSRERLAACLDALAAVGPTETIVVNGPSADGTSGMCRDRDDVDVLVELDDRNVNVARNAGVSRARGDAVAFVSPEHGVESGWLDALRAGLADASAVTGPVRRTLDVGWTAEGPETRTISGRNVHYVNGGNAAFTADALAAIDGFDEYLAVGGARDAAHRLAALDRTVSWLPDMAVSRADDAVARPSVMTDGGDGPDWGWRYRSLAYRLTKNYGARPTVLYRVGRHAVGDAVEAARDVVSGDGQPSRWVGNGRDVLLGSVGGGYRGLRARWRDRSPRRNPAGLSARTDRAVAVYDRRE